A DNA window from Pogona vitticeps strain Pit_001003342236 chromosome 2, PviZW2.1, whole genome shotgun sequence contains the following coding sequences:
- the LOC140703843 gene encoding uncharacterized protein LOC140703843 isoform X2: MFPSSPRDAVLSLQHCLGAVQQWMQENGLRLNPDKTQVLRVGGPVDGGLGNSLMFGGVALAAKSRVRSLGIHLDLMLTMEMQVASVVRTAFFHLWRIAQLRPYLDTGALTTLVLALVISRLDYCNTLYVGLPLKLMRKLQVVQNANAAARLLTGVRKYQHISPTLAMLHWLPIRFRIDFKVLMLTYKALNGLGPRYLAECLLPTSSTHVTHTSQEVRLRSLTLREARKERTRNRAFSAVAPRLWNNLPPESRAAPSLGTFKNQLKTWMYRQAFPSS, from the exons ATGTTTCCCTCCTCTCCCC gtgatgctgtcctgtcccttcagcactgcctgggggccgtacagcagtggatgcaggagaacgggctgaggctgaacccggacaagacgcaagttctgagggtgggtggccctgtggatggtggcttgggaaactccctcatgtttgggggggtggccctggctgcgaagagtagggtccgcagcctggggatacacctggacctgatgctcaccatggaaatgcaggtggcatcggtagtccgcaccgcctttttccacctttggcggattgcccagctgcgaccttacctagacacgggggcgctcactaccttagtacttgcgctcgtaatttctagattagactactgtaacacgctctacgtggggcttcctttgaagctgatgcggaaacttcaagtggtgcagaatgcgaatgcggcggccagactccttactggagtgagaaaataccaacatatctctcctactctggccatgctgcactggctgcccatccgtttccgcattgacttcaaagtgttaatgcttacatataaagccctaaacggtttaggacctcgatacttggcggaatgcttactcccaactagttctacccatgtcacccacacgagccaggaggtgaggctgaggagcctgacactgagggaggcccggaaagaaagaactagaaaccgggctttctcggcggtggctcctcgtctctggaataacctacctccggagagtcgcgctgcaccctcgctgggtacttttaagaaccaactaaaaacatggatgtataggcaggccttcccttccagttaa
- the LOC144587232 gene encoding uncharacterized protein LOC144587232 — protein MEQENSVTINNTSISHEKILTKKPPFQYLHHGESFCNMNAHQRIHKGEKQYECMECGKNFSHSSALSKHLWTHTGEKPYKCMECGKSFSTSSVLIIHQRTHTGEKPYECMECGKSFSQSSILSRHGTIHKGDKSYKCMDCGKGFSQSSALSSHKRIHKGEKPYKCMQCGKDFTHSSTLRLHQRTHTGEKPHKCMECGKNFSQTSILSRHLRTHTGEKPYKCMKCGKSFGEKKTLCIHLRTHTGEKPYKCMECGKTFSCNSSLRSHQRIHTGEKPYKCMVCGKSFSGSSKLRLHQRIHTGEKPYECMECGKSFCDRGSYARHQRTHTGEKPYECMECGKSFNRSNILSSHQRIHTGEKPYECMECGKSFRQSGTLSSHQRTHTDRKPYECMECGKSFRERKALTKHQRTHTLEKPYECMECGKCFRDSSTLTLHRRTHTGEKPYKCMECGKCFSTNSELMIHRRTHTGEKPYKCMECGKSFSQSSILNRHQRTHTGEKPYKCVKCGKDFSRSHHLKGHQRTHMGETI, from the coding sequence ATGGAGCAGGAAAACAGCGTAACTATAAATAATACTTCTATTTCACATGAAAAAATCCTGACCAAAAAACCCCCATTTCAATATCTACATCACGGAGAGAGCTTTTGTAATATGAAtgcacatcaaagaattcacaaaGGGGAGAAAcaatatgaatgcatggaatgtggaaagaacttcagtcacaGTAGTGCCCTAAGTAAACATCTAtggactcacacaggggagaaaccttataaatgcatggaatgtggaaagagcttcagtacaAGTAGTGTCCTTAttatacatcaaagaactcatacgggggagaagccatatgaatgcatggaatgtggaaaaagcttcagccAAAGCAGTATCCTCAGTAGACATGGAACAATTCACAAAGGAGACaaatcatataaatgcatggattgtggaaagggctttagtcagagcagtgccctgagttcacataAAAGAATTCAtaaaggagagaaaccatataaatgcatgcaatgtggaaaAGATTTCACTCACAGCAGTACCCttcgtttacatcaaagaacacacacaggggaaaaaccacataaatgcatggaatgtggaaagaactttagcCAAACCAGTATCCTCAGTAGACATCTgcgaactcacacaggggagaaaccttataaatgcatgaaatgtggaaagagctttggtgagAAAAAGACCCTGTGTATACATCtacgaactcacacaggggagaaaccatataaatgtatggaatgtggaaaaacctTCAGTTGCAACAGTAGCcttcgttcacatcaaagaattcacactggggagaaaccatataaatgcatggtatgtggaaagagcttcagtggcAGCAGTaaacttagattacatcaaagaattcacactggggagaaaccatatgaatgcatggaatgtgggaagagtttttGTGACCGTGGATCATATGCtagacatcaaagaacccacactggggagaaaccatatgaatgcatggaatgtggaaagagcttcaatcggaGCAATatccttagttcacatcaaagaattcatacaggggagaaaccatatgaatgcatggaatgtggaaagagcttccgtcaAAGCGGTacccttagttcacatcaaagaacccacacagaccgaaaaccatatgaatgcatggaatgtggaaagagtttcagagagagaaaggctcttactaaacatcaaagaactcacacgttggagaaaccatatgaatgcatggaatgtggaaagtgtttcAGAGACAGCTCTACTCTCACGTTACATCgaagaacacacactggggagaaaccatataaatgcatggaatgtggaaagtgtttcAGTACTAACAGTGAACTCATGATACATCgaagaacacacactggggagaaaccatataaatgcatggaatgtggaaagagttttagccAAAGTAGTATCCTcaatagacatcaaagaactcacacaggagagaaaccgtataaatgtgtGAAATGTGGAAAGGACTTCAGTCGCAGCCATCATCTCAAGGGTCATCAAAGAACCCAcatgggagaaaccatataa
- the LOC140703843 gene encoding uncharacterized protein LOC140703843 isoform X1, with product MLFNIYMRPLGGVIRGCGASCHQYADDTQLYISFSPTAGDAVLSLQHCLGAVQQWMQENGLRLNPDKTQVLRVGGPVDGGLGNSLMFGGVALAAKSRVRSLGIHLDLMLTMEMQVASVVRTAFFHLWRIAQLRPYLDTGALTTLVLALVISRLDYCNTLYVGLPLKLMRKLQVVQNANAAARLLTGVRKYQHISPTLAMLHWLPIRFRIDFKVLMLTYKALNGLGPRYLAECLLPTSSTHVTHTSQEVRLRSLTLREARKERTRNRAFSAVAPRLWNNLPPESRAAPSLGTFKNQLKTWMYRQAFPSS from the coding sequence atgctgtttaacatctatatgaggccgctgggtggggtcatcaggggatgtggagcatcgtgccatcaatatgctgatgacacccagctctatatttccttttcaccaactgcaggtgatgctgtcctgtcccttcagcactgcctgggggccgtacagcagtggatgcaggagaacgggctgaggctgaacccggacaagacgcaagttctgagggtgggtggccctgtggatggtggcttgggaaactccctcatgtttgggggggtggccctggctgcgaagagtagggtccgcagcctggggatacacctggacctgatgctcaccatggaaatgcaggtggcatcggtagtccgcaccgcctttttccacctttggcggattgcccagctgcgaccttacctagacacgggggcgctcactaccttagtacttgcgctcgtaatttctagattagactactgtaacacgctctacgtggggcttcctttgaagctgatgcggaaacttcaagtggtgcagaatgcgaatgcggcggccagactccttactggagtgagaaaataccaacatatctctcctactctggccatgctgcactggctgcccatccgtttccgcattgacttcaaagtgttaatgcttacatataaagccctaaacggtttaggacctcgatacttggcggaatgcttactcccaactagttctacccatgtcacccacacgagccaggaggtgaggctgaggagcctgacactgagggaggcccggaaagaaagaactagaaaccgggctttctcggcggtggctcctcgtctctggaataacctacctccggagagtcgcgctgcaccctcgctgggtacttttaagaaccaactaaaaacatggatgtataggcaggccttcccttccagttaa